Part of the Tetragenococcus koreensis genome, CGCCGACTAATTTTGCATCTAAATCAGATTTCTTAACTTCAACGATGTTAATATGCACTCGTTTACCCGTCAATTTATTTAATTGTTTTCTTAAGTTTTCGACTTCAGATCCGCCTTTACCGATAACCATACCTGGTCTTGCAGTGTGGATTGAAATATTCACACGTTTTGCAGCTCGTTCGATTTCAACAGTCGATACAGCCGCTTCAGCAAGTTTTTCAGCAATAAATTTGCGGATTCGTAAATCTTCGTGTAACAAATCTGCGTATTCTTTTTCAGCATACCATTTTGCTTCCCAATCACGGATAACGCCGATACGCATTCCAATTGGATTTATTTTTTGACCCACTGATTATCCCTCCTTATTTTTCTGATACAACAACCGTGATATGACTTGTACGTTTGTTGATTGGAGATGCTGAACCTTTTGCACGAGGACGGAAACGTTTCATAGTTGGTCCTTCGTTTATAAATGCTTCAG contains:
- the rpsC gene encoding 30S ribosomal protein S3: MGQKINPIGMRIGVIRDWEAKWYAEKEYADLLHEDLRIRKFIAEKLAEAAVSTVEIERAAKRVNISIHTARPGMVIGKGGSEVENLRKQLNKLTGKRVHINIVEVKKSDLDAKLVGEGIARQLENRVAFRRAQKQALQRTMRAGAKGIKTQVSGRLNGADIARVEGYSEGTVPLHTLRADIDYAWEEADTTYGKLGVKVWIYRGEILPTKNNTEKGGK